Within the Prochlorococcus sp. MIT 1300 genome, the region ATCTAGAGATTTCAATAAAATCATCATCAAGCTCAAAGTTGATGGAGACTCGCTTTAAGGGTCAACGAAAGAAAGAAGAAGTTCGCCGACCGCTCTCAGGAGGAGAGCTTTTCTCACTTTTGCTACTTGGCTTGGTCTTATGCATAAGTTTGTTGGTGGCAGGCGGAATTTCTCTGGTACAGGGACGGGAGTTGCAGGTGCGACCAAGCTGGCTCATAGTTGATTGGATTGTTGTTAAGGCTTCTCCACAGCAAGATGGTCGATCACCTACTTCCTTCTTCGGATATCCCACTGAATAGACACTCTTTAATGTCTATAGAAAGGTGGCTGGCTGAGTTGGGAGCTGAGCAAAGTGCAGAGGATCTTTCGCGATGGAATTGGGAAATGCCTGAATGGTCAGCAGAAATAAAGATCGACCAAGAGGAACTGATAGTTATTTGGAGATGTGATGTTGAGCGACGATGTGCTTTCCCCTATGGGCTTTCAAGACAAGATGTAGAAGCAGCACTTATTCAGGGCCCTTGATTCCTATTGACTGAAACAAACTAAAAGCAGTCTAGCCCTTTTTTGATAGCGAAATAGCACTTTTCTAGTTGATCGTCGGTGAGACAGAGAGGAGGCAAAAGGTAAACGACTTGACCTAATGGCCTTAGAAACACCCCGTGCTCCAAAGCCTTTGCTTGTAATACTTTCCCGGTATGATTTAGATATCCTTTTTGATCATTTACTGCTAAGTCAAATGCTGCTATTGAGCCAATTAGTCTAGGTTTAGAGACTTTTGAATGTGTTGAAAGCTCTTCAAGATGGGGACGGTGGCGTTCTTCAAATTTTTCGAATAAATGAGGCTCTTTGGCCAGTAAATCCAAGCTTGCATTGGCTGCTGCACATCCTAAGGGGTTAGCAGTAAAGCTATGCCCATGCCAAAGAGTAACTCGGGGATCTTCTCCAATAAATGTTTCGAATATTGATTCTTTAGCCATCGTCACTCCCATTGGTAGGAATCCAGCAGTGAGGCCTTTGGATAATGAAATTAGATCAGGAGTGATCCCGGCTCTTTGAAATGCGAAAACTTGCCCGCATCGTCCGAACCCTGTAAGTACTTCATCGGCTATAAGTAATGCCCCAGATTTGCGGACAAGGTTTTCAAGAGATTGTAAAAACTCTTTCCTGACTATTTTCATTCCTCCAGCGCCTTGAATTAAGGGCTCAAGAATTACCGCAGCAGTGGGAGTCTTGAGGAGTTTTTCAAGTTGTTGAAGAACTAACTGTTCCTTATTTTCAACGTTCTGATCATCCCACCAAGTGTGTGGCCAAGGTAATCGACTTACTGGAAACAATAAACCCTCAAAGGCTTCATTAAATAAATTTCTTTCCCCAACTGCCATCGCTCCGAAAGTGTCCCCATGGTACGCGCCCTCGAAAGCAATAATTTGTTGGCGTGGTTCTCCTTGATTAGCCCAAAACTGGTAGGCAATCTTCAACGCAACTTCTACCGCAGTCGAGCCATTGTCTGAAAAAAAGAGTCTTTCTAACCCTGTTAAAGCACTTAGACGAGTAGCAAGTTTTTCCGCTTGTGGGTGCACAAAGTTTGCAAAAATAACTTGTTCAAGTTGTTTGGCTTGCTCATAGATTGCAGATGCAATTTCTGGATGAGCATGACCGTGAAGAGTTACCCACCAGCTACTGATGGCATCAATAAGTGATTCTGAGTTTTCGAGATGCAGGATGGCTCCATCTCCTCCAAGAACTCGTATAGGTGGAGATGCTGAAATGATTTGAGTAAATGGTGGCCAGAGATGTGGGCCCCAAGGGTTTTTCTTAGATGTTGTTGAGCTCATTAGCCAAGAAGTTTTTTGAAGCTGTCTTCAATCTTTTGTCTTTCCCATTCTCTTCTAAGGCTGTCAGCATTCAGAGAATTCAAAAAGGGCAATTGAGCAATCACCGGAACCCCCCCAAATTGTTCAAGTGTGGTGGGATTGTCTGGGTGAAGTGGACCATTGAGAACAAGGCCAAGAACAGAAATTTTGCGCAATTGCAGTGCTTCAAGACTGAGAAGGGTGTGATTAAGTGTCCCTAGACCACTTTTGGCTACTAGAACGATTGGCAGTTGCCATTTCTCAAGCTGATCAATTTGTAGCCAGTCTCTAGTGAAAGGGACCATGAGCCCTCCAGCAGTTTCTATAACTAATGGACTTTTGCTTATTGGCAAAGTTAAGTTTTCAGGTTTGATTACACTGTTTTCTTGCTCTGCTGCCCAGTGAGGAGAGACAGGAGCTTTAAAGATATAGGTCTCTGGAAGACATCGTGTAGTTGGAAGATTTAGTAGTCGGCAAATTGTTTCTCTATCCACCTCACTATTAGATCCTGTTTGTACTGGTTTCCAATATTGGGCCTTTAGTCCTTGCACTAGTAGAGCACTGACAATTGTTTTCCCTACCTCTGTACCGGTTCCACATATCACGAGGCTTTTCATAGAAGATTTCATTTTCTGGCCAGTAATAATTGAATCACCCAGGTAAGTTTTCGTTGGTTTTTCTCTGCTTCTTGTGGCCAAGTCTTTATGAGACGTCGTAATTCGCCAACCTTTAATGTCTGGCTTTGACTGGCATGCGCACCTATTTGGCGTATAGGACGTAATAGAGAAATGACTTCTTTGTTGTGTTGGGTGACTGTGTGAGCAACTTGCCATTGGATGGCATGGGAGGGGATGGATTTGAATAATTGAGACTTAGATGGCAATTGAAGTGCGGTGCAGGGAACTGCTGCGTTATTTGCTGCAAGACGCCATTCGGGAAAACTATCTGCTCTAGGAACGGCTATTGCAAGCCAACCCCCGGGGGAGAGCGCTTCAAACCATTCTTTTACTTTGTATTCGACATTTGGGAACCAGTGAAGGGCAAAACTTGATGCAATTAGATCAGGAGGTTTTGGCCATTGTGGTAAACCAAGATTTAGGTCCCATAATTGGGTGTAACTATTGGAAGTTTGCTGTTCTAACATTCTCATACTTCCATCTATTCTTATTACCTTTTGGAATGGATGTAGTTTTTCAATTGCATCGGCTAGGAAACCAGTACCTGCTCCGAGATCCACCCAAAACCCTTTAGAAATATTTTGTGCCGCACAATTTTTAGCGAGTAACTTTGCAATATCCTTTTGAAGTTGAGCATGGGTGCTATACCTGTGAGCGGCAAGATCAAAGTTGGAGATAACCTTCCTAGACCATTTTTCAGCCATTTTTCTGTTCTAGCCAATCACAAACTTTTTCGATTACTTCTGAGGTCATGAGAGTGTGACCTCCCTCTTCAATAATCCAATGGGAAATTGGTTTTTCTACTTTGGTTGTCAAATCTTTTATTAGATCTTTTCTCGTTTGTGGAAGGATGATTTCATCTTTTGCACCTTCTATAACGAGAACTCTTGCATTTGATGGAAACTCAGCAGGCAAAGCTTTCGTTTCTATAAGTAAATCAAGGTCTGCTTTTAGTTTCTTTCTACCTTCAGAGGAAATACCTTTCTGTATGGGACCAGCGATTGTATTATCAACTGAATTGGGATGAAAGGCTTTGCCTAGAAAAGTTTTAAGCATTTGATTTTCATTTTGGGTGCCTAGAAGATTTCTCATTGAATTTAAGGCAATTGATATTGAGCGATTAGTAGAGTTTTTGGGGACAAAACGACTAAAACTTGCGACGAGTACAACATCGGTTGCTTCGCTAAGAACTTTGCTATTGATTAGATGAAGTCCAAGTGAATGCCCAATAAATACATTTTGCTTGTGATTTTTGATCGGTGGAGTTTCCGTCCATTGGGCCTGGTGGGTTGGGATGCTTCCATACCCTCGTTCGCAACTTTGCCAATTCCATCCACGAGCTTGGAAGTGACTTGCCCATGCCTGCCACCCTTCACTGTCACCAGCCCAGCCATGCATCGCAATCACTTCATTCATAAATTCTTCAAGGCTTCTATTAGCTTTTCCAATGTCTCATTAGGCAGATTTCTATGAATGACAATCCTGAGTCTGGCCGTCCCTTCTGGCACCGTAGGAGGGCGAATGGCAACACTAAGTAGGTTTGCAGCTTCTAATTTTGCTTGATAGGACAAGGCTTTTTGGTCATTACCGATTAGGAGAGAAATGATTTGACTATTCCCTGGTGGGCGAGCCCATCCTGCTGAAGCCAGACGGTTTCTCCATTGTTCTGCATTGTGTTGTATTTCCTGGCACCAGTGAGGATTGGTTTTTATTAGATTTAGTGCTGCCAATGAGGCTGCGGCTATTGGTGGTGCAAGCGCAGTGGTATAGCGAAAGGCTCCACTGGTTTGTAGAAGATTTTCTCCTAGTTTAGAACTGCAGGCTAGAAAGGCTCCACCAGCTCCAAAAGCTTTACCGAAAGTACCGCTAATCATTTTTAAGGAGCCACTTATTCCATAGGCAAGACCTTTACCCTGCGGTCCCATGACTCCGATTGCATGTGCCTCATCAACAAGCATAATCGCGCCATGTTTTTCGCAAAGATCAGCCATTTCTATTAGAGAAGGACTAGTCCCCTCCATGCTGAAAACACTTTCAGTAATAACAAGAGGAGGATATTTTGGATCCTTGACTATACATTTGCTTAATTTAATTTCTAAATCTGATAAATTATTATGTGCAAAACGTTGAATACGTGCTCCACTTGCCTTGGCTCCAACTAAAAGAGAATGGTGTATCAGGCGATCTGCTATTACAGTAGTATTTCGATTTGCGAGAGCTATAACTGCGGCCAGGTTTGCTTGAAATCCACTTGGAAATACATAGGCTTTGTCTTTCCCGAGCCAATGTGCAAGCTCTTCTTCGAGCGCGCAATGTATAGGCCGACTGCCCGTGATTAGACGTGAACCACCTGCTCCAACGCCCTCCATATTCATGGTTGAGGTAGCTGCTTCAATAAGATCGGGATGTCTGCTGAGACCTAGATAATCATTACTGGCTAGATCAATCAGTATTTTTTGCTCCTTTGTTGGTGCTGTTGATTGCAGGAGATTATCTCCTGGACCAAGAGCCCAAGTCCTGATTTTTCGACGTCTTGAGGGTGGAATGCTCTGCATTTGCTTCCTTTGGAGTTCGTGATGAATCAGGTTTGCTTTGATTGATGAATAATGATGTGTTTCTTCAAGCTGAAATTACTTATCAATGACTTGAAGACTTCTTTAGGATTAAGTCGATGAGTTGAGTGGCGCTCGTACGACCTCATTTGATGTCGCCATGGGTGATGTAGATCCTTCAGCGATCTTCTCATTTCCGCTGGATAACTTCCAGTTGGAGGCTGTTGATGCACTTAATCAAGGGCATTCTGTAGTTGTTAGTGCCCCTACTGGTTCTGGCAAGACTTTGGTTGGGGAATATGCCATATATAGAGCTATAGCCCATAAGCAAAAGGTTTTTTATACCACTCCTTTAAAGGCTCTTTCAAATCAAAAGCTTCGTGACTTTAGAGAACAGTTTGGGGATAAGAACGTAGGACTAATGACTGGTGATTTGAGTATGAATAGGGATGCCTCGATTGTGGTGATGACCACTGAAATCTTCCGAAATATGCTTTATGCGGGAGTTGAGGGCCATGATGACCCTCTCGCGGATGTTGAGACGGTTGTACTCGATGAATGTCATTACATGAATGATGCCCAACGCGGAACGGTTTGGGAAGAATCAATTATTCATTGTCCTTCGACAGTTCAACTAGTTGCCCTTTCTGCGACAGTTGCTAATGCAAGTCAATTGACTGATTGGATTCAACGTGTGCATGGTCCAACTGAACTCGTGATTAGTTCTCACCGTCCAGTTCCCTTAAATTTTCTTTTTTGCAGTGCAAAGGGATTACATCCTCTTTTAAATAAAGAGGGAACTGGATTAAATCCGAATTGCAAGGTTTGGCGAGCACCTAAAGGATATAAGCGTAAGGGGAGAACTCAGAAACCTCCTCAACCAGAACCACCGCCGATTAGTTTTGTTGTTGCGCAGATGGCCCAAAGAGATATGTTGCCAGCAATTTATTTTATTTTTAGTCGACGTGGATGTGATCGAGCTGTTAGAGATCTTGGGTCTCAGTGTTTAGTAAAACCATTTGAAAAAGATCGTATCCGTGAAAGATTGAACTTATACATACAGACAAACCCAGAGGCTGTTCGTGATGCCCATCATGTTGATGCTCTGCTTAAAGGTATAGCGGCTCATCATGCTGGGGTTTTGCCAGCCTGGAAGGAATTGATTGAGGAGTTGTTCCAGGAGGGGCTTGTGAAGGTCGTTTTTGCTACTGAGACTTTGGCAGCTGGAATCAATATGCCAGCTCGTACAACTGCTATTGCTGCTTTGTCGAAGAGAACAGAGCGTGGTCATCGACAACTTATGGGTAGTGAATTCCTTCAAATGGCTGGTAGGGCAGGTAGACGTGGTTTGGACTCGCAAGGTTATGTGGTTACCGTTCAAAGTCGCTTTGAAGGTGTTCGTGAAGCTGGATATTTGGCAACCAGTCCTGCTGATCCGTTAGCAAGTCAATTCACGCCAAGTTATGGAATGGTTCTTAATTTGCTTCAGCGTTATGAGCTTAATAAGGCAAAGGAGTTAGTTGAGAGGAGTTTTGGTCGTTATCTTGCCACGTTGGATTTGGTTGAGGAAGAGGAGCTTTTAGAGCAGTTGCAAATTCAGTTAGGAACCCTTCAAGGTGTAGCCGGAGATGTGCCTTGGGAAGATTTCGAGATATATGAAAAGTGTCGCAGTCGACTAAAAGAGGAGCGACGTCTTTTGAGAATCTTGCAACAACAAGCGGCAGAGACTCTTGCTAATGAGCTTACATTGGCACTTCAATTTTCAAGTCTGGGAGCCTTGGTGAGTCTTAAGGCTCCTCAGTTACGTGGAAGGATTACGCCTGCTGTTATTGTTGATAAGTTAGATGGCTCTGGTCAGTTTCCTCTCCTTCTTTGCCTTACAGATGAGAATGTTTGGTTGCTTTTACCTTGTCATGCAGTTGTAAGTTTGCATGCTGAATTGAGCTGTTTGGAGGTAAGTGGTTTTGCAGGATCTGATCTCAAGCGATCTGGTGAGATTCGACATGGGGATAAGCACAGTGCAGATTTAGCTTTAGCTGTTTCTCAAATGGCTAAACGCCATGACATGAAAACCCCTCAATATGATTTGGCTGGTGAAGTGCTTACTCAGGCTAAATTAGTGAATGAGTTGGCCCAAGATTTAGAGCAGCAACCAGCACATCGTTGGGGGGATAGAAAACAACTTAAAAAGCATCGTCGAAGGATGGAGGAATTAGAGATAGAAATTCGCGAAAGGAAGAGAGTCCTTTATCACAGAGCAAATCATCACTGGGAAAAATTTCTGGTATTGATTGCAATACTCCAGCATTTTGGATGTTTAGATGATTTAGAGCCGACCGAAATAGGTCGCACTATTGGAGCTTTACGAGGTGATAACGAATTGTGGTTGGGCCTTGCCTTAATAAGCGGGCACTTGGATGAGTTGCCCCCCTGTGACTTGGCTGCCGTTTTTGAGGCAATTAGTACAGAAGTTAATCGACCTGACTTGTGGAGTGGCTATTCCTTGCCGAAAGGAGCTGAGGATGCATTGCATGATTTATCAGGAATTCGTAGGGAGGTGTTACGTATTCAAGAGCAACATGAAGTAGACATCCCTGCGTGGTGGGAACCTGAATTAATGGGATTAGTCCATGCCTGGGCAAGAGGTGCGACATGGAGCGATTTGATAGCGAACACGTCGTTGGATGAGGGTGATGTTGTAAGAGTTTTGCGCCGAACTATAGATTTATTGGCACAAGTCCCCTATTGCGAGGCTGTTAGCGAGCAACTGCGAGGTAATGCCCGCTTGGCAATTAAAGCTTTAAACCGCTTTCCAGTTTGTGAGGCTGAGGATCTTTTGAAGGCTTCTGAAGAGACAGATGGTGGGAAAAATCCCGCCACAGAACGTGTGGTTTGAACATCTCGTTCTATACCCTATGAAATAGTTTTATCGGGGGTAGTCATTCGAGCAGGATTGACTATTTCATCGAACTCATCTTTGGTTATATAGCCAAGCTGCATTGATGCACTACGAAGACTTAGTCCATTTTTATGAGCATGGTGAGCTATCTGACTTGCTTTCTCATAACCAATCTTTGGCGCTAATGCTGTGACTAGCATTAATGATTGATTTAAATCCTTCTCGATTTTGTTTTGGTTTGGTTTCATGCCTTCTACCATCGCTACTCTAGAGTTGCGGCATGCGTCATGAAGTAGATCTAGGCTGTGTAAAAGGTTGAATCCGATCAGAGGTTTGTAGGCGTTCATTTGTAGATGTCCACCACTACCAGCCATGGCTACTGCCGCATCAAGCCCCATTATTTGGGTACAAATCATTGCCATCGACTCACATTGAGTAGGGTTTACTTTCCCTGGCATAATTGAGCTTCCTGGCTCGTTGTCCGGTAGTTCTAGTTCAGCAAACCCAGTTCGGGGCCCACAGGAAAGAAGCCTCAGGTCGTTGTAGATTTTAAGTAGTGCGACTGCCAATAGGCGAGCTTGGGACATCGTATTAACTAATCCATCATGGCTTGCCATTACGGCAAATTTATTTTGGGCAACGGTAAAAGGAAGCTTTGTAAGACGCGCTAGTTCAAGTGTTGCTTTCTTGTCAAACTGTGATGGAGCGTTTATTCCTGTGCCTACAGCGGTTCCTCCTATTGGGAGAGGGTAAAGCTCTTTTAGAGAGTCTTTCAGCCGGTTGTAAGCGACTATTAATTGGGTTTCCCACGCTGATACCTCTTGGCCGAGTGTAATCGGCACTGCATCTTGCAAATGTGTTCTACCTGTTTTGACAATATTCTTCCAATCGCGACTTTTTTGAGCAAAGGTGTTGATGAGTAATTTCAGTTCAGGCAAAAGTTTTTTTGTAATTGCTTCTGTTGCTGCAATATGAATTGCTGAAGGGAAGGTGTCATTTGTTGACTGGGATAGATTTACGTGATCATTCGGGTGAATTGGTTTATAGCTGCCTACAACTTCTCCCTTAAAAACAGATGCCAGATTGCTTATTACTTCGTTGACATTCATGTTTGTATGAGTTCCACTTCCTGTTTGCCAAACTGTTAACGGGAACTGGTTGTCGTGAATGCCAGCAATGATCTCTTTTGTCGCTTTGATGATTAGATCTTGTTTTAGAGTATCTAGTACCCCTAAGTCATGGTTCGCAATAGCTGAAGCTTGTTTGATTTTTGCTAATGAATAAACTATTGCTATTGGTACAAGATCACCTTGTACGGCGAAATTCTTTAGGGAGCGCTGAGTTTGGGCGCCCCAAAGAACATCTTTTGGGACTTCTACTGCTCCCAAACTGTCTTTCTCGATGCGAATTAGTTCAGCCATTATATTTTGAAGGGTGGAGGTTTAGATTGATCTTGACTCTTAGTAGGTTCTTAGATGTGAGCCTAAAATGATGGACTTATTATTGAGCATAGATATTTAGCAAGTCTATTTTTTGTTATTATGCAATAATTAAATCGGATTAGATATGAGATCATGTGATGTCAAGCTCTAGTCGGTCCCAAATTGCATGTAAGTTTGCTTGATGTAAGTCAGTGCTAAAGCAATCAGCAAGTTTGGCATTGCCAAGCCGTTTTACTACAGTTGGATCGTTTTCAAGATTCTTCCTAAAGTTTCCTCCCTCCTGATTCCAAGCTGAATGCGCATGAAGTTGAACAACCTTATAAGCTTCTTCTCGGCTCATGCCAGTTTCAACTAGAGCTAAAAGGACTCTTTGGCTGAAAACAACACCTCCATATATGTTCATATTTTGAATCATATTTTTCGGGTAGATGCCTAGTCCTTCAATGACCTGAGTCATTTCTCTGAGCATGAAGTGGAGTGTGATTGAGCAATCAGGCAGCATCATCCTTTCTGCAGAGCTATGACTTATATCTCTTTCATGCCATAGAACCACATTCTCTAATGCTGCTACTACATAGCTACGTAATACTCGAGAAAGACCACTAATCCGTTCACTGCGAATTGGATTGCGTTTATGAGGCATGGCAGAGCTGCCTTTTTGGCCTTTTGCAAAGCTCTCCTCTACTTCAAGAACATCCGTACGCTGTAAGTTGCGAATCTCTGTTGCGAAACGATCTAGGCAAGCGCCTACAAGTGCAATTGTCTGTATGTAGTCTGCATGTCGGTCTCTGGAAATAACTTGAGTACTTGCTGTGTCTGGCTGTAAACCAAGCTTTTCACAAGTAAGTTTCTCCACTCTTGGATCAGTATTCGCATAAGTTCCCATAGCCCCACTTATTTGTCCTACTGAAATATCTTTATCTAATCTTTCTAGGCGTTTTGAATTGCGTATTGTTTCGGCTAACCAGCCTGCCAATTTGAATCCAAAGGTAATTGGTTCGCCGTGAATTGCATGAGACCTGCCAATCATCACAGTGCCTTTGTGCTTTTTGGCTAATTGATGAATAGCACCTTGAAGTTGTTCGATTTCCTTGAGAAGAAGCTTTATGGAGGAATGCATTTGGAGAGCGAGACCAGTATCCAATACGTCACTACTGGTCATACCCACATGGATATATCGCCCTGCATCTCCAACATGCTCATTCACATTTGTGAGAAAGGCAATCACGTCATGACGAACTTCTTCCTCTATTTCGAGAATTCTTTTGGGGTCGAAGTTGGCTTTTTCTCGAATTTGGGTGATTGCACCTTCGGGGATTGTCCCTAAGTCAAAGTTGGCTTCGCAGGCTGCCAACTCAACATCTAGCCAGCTTTGATATTTGGCTCGTTCAGTCCAAATTTGCCCCATTTCGGGCAGGGTATAGCGTTCTATCAATGGTCTTTGGATTTAGAAGTTTTTGAACAGAGACCTTTGTTCAGGCTGACTTTAGCCGGCAATGCTCTACTTCCCAATGGACGTAGCCCCCCCATGATTGTTGTCGTACCCAACAACGGCCTCCCTTGCATTGAATCACTTGAAATGGAGGGAGATCATTAGGCTGGTTTTCAATGGTCACAAATCTGCCTGGTGGTAGTAACTCCAGAACATTGCCTGATTCATGACTTGGCAGAAGCCGAAGGCCTTCTTCTTGAAGCTCTTTGCGTTGGTTTTCTGAATCTGATGATTTTGATGGAGACACGTCCTTTCGGGCGAGTTGGAAGGATCCTCTCGGGGTTTTTGCTGTTTAGCCTGACTTCGAAGGTATTTGTTCCGTTTTCAACCCCACTTATATGACGAAATGTCAGCAAAGTGCCGTTTAGATCTTTATTTGGTCAGTCTTGGCCTCGCCTCATCAAGGCATCAGGCTCAGCAGTTAATTCGTGCTGGAAAAGTTCGGGATAACTTTGGAAAGCTTTTAGATAAGCCAGGTCAGCTCATTCCGTCAGGCGAGGATCTGGTGGTAAAGGCTTCCCCACGCTTTGTATCGCGTGGAGGAGAAAAACTTCTAGGTGCACTTAATGCTTTCCCTATAAAAATTCAAGGAAGAATTTGCCTCGATGCAGGTATTTCCACTGGGGGATTTACTGATTGCTTATTGCAGCATGGTGCCGCTCGTGTGTATGGGGTCGATGTTGGTTATGGGCAGGTTGCCTGGACTTTGAGAAATGATTCGCGTGTGGTTCTAAAGGAAAGGACAAATTTGCGGAAGTTAATGCCTGAGCAAATTTATGGGGTTGATCACCCATGGCCAAATTTCGCTGTAGCAGATTTGTCATTCATTTCACTTCGATTGGTTCTGCCTTCAATTAAGGGTTTAATAGTTGCCGAGTCTTCTGAGTGCATTCTTTTGGTAAAACCCCAATTTGAGGTTGGTCGTGAGAAAGTTGGCAAAGGAGGAGTAGTTAGAGATCCTGCTGATCACCTTGGGGCTTTGCAATCTGTGATTTCAGCAGTCGAGGCTAATGGGTGGGTCCCTCGAGGAGTTATAAGATCTCCTCTTAAAGGACCTGCTGGTAATCAGGAATATCTTTTATGGACAAGTACTGCAGGAGAGCCATTAAACATGTCTCAGTTGGAGGATTTAGTTGAAGGATCTTTGACTTGAAGAACTCTCAAAGTGCAGAGCTGTCCTTATCCCCTGTGCGAATCCTTACTACTGATTCGACTGGGCCAACAAAGATTTTCCCATCGCCAATTTCACCAGTTTTAGCGGCTTCACCAATTGCTTGAAGCACATTTCCCACCTGTTCATCATCAACTACAACCTCTATCTTCAGCTTTTGAAGAAATTCAACAGTAAATTCCGACCCCCTGTAACGCTCCACCTGACCTTTCTGCCGACCGAACCCCCTGACTTCGCTGACTGTCATGCCTACTATTCCAGCATTGACCAATGCGAGCTTCACATCTTCTAGTTTGAAGGGACGGATAATTGCTTCGACTTTTTTCATGGTTAGTTTTTCCCTAGGGTTTAATTAATTTATAAGCAACTTTGTCAGAATTTTCTTTGAACCGTTGCAGCTGAAAGGTGATTTAAAGATAGACCTGCATCTTTGGCATCTTTAGATAGTGATGAGACATCCTCCTCTGGAAGAACTACTTGACTAGCAGCTAAAGCTTCCCAGTGTTCGTCTTCGAAATGTGTTTGCAGCCAAAGCATTCCATGAATGCTGATTGGACGGACTTGTATCCCTGACTCGGTCCCAATTAGCCACATATCCATAAAAAAGTCCGCCAAGTGACCCTATTAAGGGGTCTAAGGCGAACCTTCGTTGTTGCTGTTGTTACCGATTTGGCTGTTTATGTTTTATGAGTCAACACTTTGGCGGTGTTGATAAACCTTGCCTCTATAGCGAAGTTTTACTTGTGTATCGGCAGGAAGCACTTCGTGCTTAAGGGACGCTTGATAGCGCTTGCCTCTATATACGTGTTCAACAAGCGCGGTACTGGCTTGTTCGTGTTCAGTGCTCTTGTATTGAACACCTCTGTAGACCCGTTGCTCGGTAAGCATTGCCATTGACCTCGAAGGGATTGATTGGAAAATTCCTTACTAAAAGGAACTACCGCTTCTAGGGAAGGAGCGTTGCTTCGCCTTGCGGGGGGCTACTTCCTGCTTTATGGCCAAGGATTATCGCTTGACCTAGCTCAACGTTTTGTCCTTCCATATAGTTCTATACGATTTAGGCTGTTCATGGTGAACACTTTTGCGCTTTTCTTCTAAAGACTTTATAAAGATATTTTTGTTCGGGATGTTTTTGTCGAATTTGCTTGGTCTGGCCTTGATAAGCCATTGAGTGATTTGAGAGACTTTGATTCTTGGCTTTGTTTTCGTGACCACTCATTCGATGAATACCAAGCAACCTCTCTATGGAGAAAGGGCCATTTCAGAGGCTGAGTTGATTTGTTTTGAGAATCCAAACTTAGTAAGACCTTATGAAATTTCTATTGAGTTGCCTGAATTCACCTGTAAATGTCCGTTTTCTGGTTATCCAGATTTCGCGGTCTTGAGGCTAATTTATGAACCAGGATTAAAAATTTTGGAGTTGAAATCTATCAAATTTTACATAAATAGCTATCGTGAAAAGAAGATATCTCATGAGGAAGTTGCTAATAGAATACTGGATGATTTAGTTGAGGCATGTGAGCCTAATTGGATGAAATTAGAAGTTGATTTTAATCCAAGAGGGAATGTCCATACTGTTATAAGAGTTAGTCATGGTAAATGAAATAGTTAGTTTCCATTGATTGTTGAAAGTAAGATTGGCAGTTCTTCGGCTAGCCCACTTAGGTTCCTATTGCATAGTCCTCCCACATGTAAGGAGGAATTCTCTTGATCGCAGATTGCCCAAAGTTGTCTTGTG harbors:
- a CDS encoding DEAD/DEAH box helicase; protein product: MGDVDPSAIFSFPLDNFQLEAVDALNQGHSVVVSAPTGSGKTLVGEYAIYRAIAHKQKVFYTTPLKALSNQKLRDFREQFGDKNVGLMTGDLSMNRDASIVVMTTEIFRNMLYAGVEGHDDPLADVETVVLDECHYMNDAQRGTVWEESIIHCPSTVQLVALSATVANASQLTDWIQRVHGPTELVISSHRPVPLNFLFCSAKGLHPLLNKEGTGLNPNCKVWRAPKGYKRKGRTQKPPQPEPPPISFVVAQMAQRDMLPAIYFIFSRRGCDRAVRDLGSQCLVKPFEKDRIRERLNLYIQTNPEAVRDAHHVDALLKGIAAHHAGVLPAWKELIEELFQEGLVKVVFATETLAAGINMPARTTAIAALSKRTERGHRQLMGSEFLQMAGRAGRRGLDSQGYVVTVQSRFEGVREAGYLATSPADPLASQFTPSYGMVLNLLQRYELNKAKELVERSFGRYLATLDLVEEEELLEQLQIQLGTLQGVAGDVPWEDFEIYEKCRSRLKEERRLLRILQQQAAETLANELTLALQFSSLGALVSLKAPQLRGRITPAVIVDKLDGSGQFPLLLCLTDENVWLLLPCHAVVSLHAELSCLEVSGFAGSDLKRSGEIRHGDKHSADLALAVSQMAKRHDMKTPQYDLAGEVLTQAKLVNELAQDLEQQPAHRWGDRKQLKKHRRRMEELEIEIRERKRVLYHRANHHWEKFLVLIAILQHFGCLDDLEPTEIGRTIGALRGDNELWLGLALISGHLDELPPCDLAAVFEAISTEVNRPDLWSGYSLPKGAEDALHDLSGIRREVLRIQEQHEVDIPAWWEPELMGLVHAWARGATWSDLIANTSLDEGDVVRVLRRTIDLLAQVPYCEAVSEQLRGNARLAIKALNRFPVCEAEDLLKASEETDGGKNPATERVV
- a CDS encoding class II fumarate hydratase, which produces MAELIRIEKDSLGAVEVPKDVLWGAQTQRSLKNFAVQGDLVPIAIVYSLAKIKQASAIANHDLGVLDTLKQDLIIKATKEIIAGIHDNQFPLTVWQTGSGTHTNMNVNEVISNLASVFKGEVVGSYKPIHPNDHVNLSQSTNDTFPSAIHIAATEAITKKLLPELKLLINTFAQKSRDWKNIVKTGRTHLQDAVPITLGQEVSAWETQLIVAYNRLKDSLKELYPLPIGGTAVGTGINAPSQFDKKATLELARLTKLPFTVAQNKFAVMASHDGLVNTMSQARLLAVALLKIYNDLRLLSCGPRTGFAELELPDNEPGSSIMPGKVNPTQCESMAMICTQIMGLDAAVAMAGSGGHLQMNAYKPLIGFNLLHSLDLLHDACRNSRVAMVEGMKPNQNKIEKDLNQSLMLVTALAPKIGYEKASQIAHHAHKNGLSLRSASMQLGYITKDEFDEIVNPARMTTPDKTIS
- the purB gene encoding adenylosuccinate lyase, which encodes MIERYTLPEMGQIWTERAKYQSWLDVELAACEANFDLGTIPEGAITQIREKANFDPKRILEIEEEVRHDVIAFLTNVNEHVGDAGRYIHVGMTSSDVLDTGLALQMHSSIKLLLKEIEQLQGAIHQLAKKHKGTVMIGRSHAIHGEPITFGFKLAGWLAETIRNSKRLERLDKDISVGQISGAMGTYANTDPRVEKLTCEKLGLQPDTASTQVISRDRHADYIQTIALVGACLDRFATEIRNLQRTDVLEVEESFAKGQKGSSAMPHKRNPIRSERISGLSRVLRSYVVAALENVVLWHERDISHSSAERMMLPDCSITLHFMLREMTQVIEGLGIYPKNMIQNMNIYGGVVFSQRVLLALVETGMSREEAYKVVQLHAHSAWNQEGGNFRKNLENDPTVVKRLGNAKLADCFSTDLHQANLHAIWDRLELDIT
- a CDS encoding TlyA family RNA methyltransferase: MSAKCRLDLYLVSLGLASSRHQAQQLIRAGKVRDNFGKLLDKPGQLIPSGEDLVVKASPRFVSRGGEKLLGALNAFPIKIQGRICLDAGISTGGFTDCLLQHGAARVYGVDVGYGQVAWTLRNDSRVVLKERTNLRKLMPEQIYGVDHPWPNFAVADLSFISLRLVLPSIKGLIVAESSECILLVKPQFEVGREKVGKGGVVRDPADHLGALQSVISAVEANGWVPRGVIRSPLKGPAGNQEYLLWTSTAGEPLNMSQLEDLVEGSLT